In one Butyrivibrio proteoclasticus B316 genomic region, the following are encoded:
- the pelG gene encoding exopolysaccharide Pel transporter PelG: MAGIGFELKKLFKATGVLSMLRAYGYTGMITAGPMILGFIFLLSIQIIADRFGLSQTDTELLVSIITYSLLASMIYSSIFSMVMTRFVADLLYEQKGEDVIPSLEGILVFLLPSGMLLWSVFLVFSGVTFTQGFLSLMLFAELLTVWTEMNYLSAIKDYRGILISYVVSIGLAVFTASFGGRIFGGSINIMLFSVVLGYGVMMALDMMLLYGFFPNSHKNYFDFLPWFDEYSDLMVIGLTTNIGLFSHLVIAWFGGIGHRIRGLFYAAPEHDISALFAFLTILITTINFVASVEVNLYPKYRKYYDLFNGHGSILEIEQAEKEMLTVLDHELIYTARRQFYGTTLILGVGLIILERLPLGFDALMEGYFRILCVGYGAYAVANVLTLVLMYFTAYEDAKKANILFAVTTTALSLVSLLFEPKYYGFAFAFGSIVYLVYAINRLMTYTRRLPYHILSAQPIMAVRKKGLGTKLYMFILAKNGQAGEKEV; this comes from the coding sequence ATGGCTGGAATAGGTTTTGAGTTAAAAAAGCTTTTTAAAGCCACAGGTGTTTTATCTATGCTAAGAGCATATGGCTATACCGGAATGATAACGGCTGGCCCTATGATACTTGGCTTTATATTCCTGTTGTCAATTCAGATAATAGCGGACCGGTTTGGACTTTCTCAGACAGATACTGAACTTCTGGTCAGCATTATCACCTATTCCCTTCTTGCTTCGATGATATACAGCAGCATTTTTTCTATGGTAATGACGAGATTTGTAGCGGACCTTTTGTACGAACAAAAAGGAGAGGACGTTATCCCTTCACTTGAAGGAATACTGGTTTTCCTTCTTCCCTCCGGAATGCTGTTGTGGTCTGTATTCCTTGTCTTTTCAGGGGTTACTTTTACTCAAGGCTTTCTATCTCTGATGCTGTTTGCAGAACTTCTTACGGTATGGACAGAGATGAATTATTTATCTGCGATCAAGGACTATAGGGGAATACTCATATCCTATGTGGTGTCTATAGGTCTTGCAGTTTTTACAGCTTCTTTTGGAGGGAGGATTTTTGGCGGAAGCATCAATATTATGCTATTTAGCGTGGTTCTGGGATATGGAGTTATGATGGCCCTTGATATGATGCTTTTGTATGGCTTTTTTCCTAATTCACATAAGAACTACTTTGATTTTCTGCCATGGTTTGATGAATACTCAGATCTTATGGTAATAGGACTTACAACTAATATAGGACTTTTTTCACATCTTGTTATAGCCTGGTTTGGAGGAATAGGGCACAGGATAAGGGGCCTATTCTATGCAGCACCTGAACATGACATTTCTGCCTTGTTTGCATTTTTGACAATACTGATCACAACAATAAATTTTGTGGCATCTGTAGAAGTTAATCTTTATCCCAAGTACAGAAAGTATTATGACCTTTTTAACGGCCATGGATCTATTCTGGAGATTGAACAGGCGGAAAAAGAGATGCTTACAGTTCTGGACCATGAGCTTATATATACTGCAAGAAGACAGTTCTATGGAACAACACTCATTCTTGGAGTTGGGCTTATTATTCTGGAGAGACTTCCCCTTGGCTTTGATGCTCTGATGGAAGGATATTTCAGAATACTGTGTGTAGGCTATGGTGCCTATGCAGTAGCAAATGTGCTCACGCTTGTTCTGATGTACTTTACGGCTTATGAGGATGCCAAGAAGGCTAATATACTATTTGCGGTTACAACTACAGCGCTCTCTTTGGTTTCTCTATTATTTGAACCCAAATACTATGGATTTGCATTTGCTTTTGGAAGCATTGTTTATCTCGTGTATGCAATTAACAGACTTATGACTTATACCAGGAGACTCCCCTATCACATATTAAGTGCTCAGCCTATCATGGCTGTCCGCAAAAAGGGACTTGGTACGAAACTCTATATGTTCATATTGGCAAAGAACGGACAAGCAGGTGAAAAAGAGGTCTAA
- the pelF gene encoding GT4 family glycosyltransferase PelF: MRICLILEGSYPYTFGGVSSWTHNYIKAMPRHEFILWVIGAKASDKGKFKYELPENVKEVHEVFLDDALLIKPNKKDKFKLSDVEKETLKAFIDCNKPDWNVLFEMFQVKRYNPASFLMSDDFLDTLTELCKEKYPYIAFADIFYTIRSMLIPVLHILQSEVPKANIYHTVCTGYGGLLAALANYVTGKKVILTEHGIYSREREEEIIRARWVVPEFKRHWIRFFYMLSDAIYGRAENITCLFQNASKIQIELGAPPERCKVIPNGIHYDKFCDIPLKEEDGIVDIAAVIRLAPIKDVKTLIYSFNELKSMRKNVRLHILGGTDDEEYAKECYDLVKTLGLSDVLFVGQVNVIEYMTKIDFTILTSISEGQPLSVLESFAARRPAVTTDVGCCRALIEGEEGDLFGQAGYCVPPMHREALALAMDKMCNSRQQREEMGIAGQKRVEKYFKHGDMIKKYASLYRY, translated from the coding sequence ATGAGAATCTGCCTTATTTTGGAGGGAAGCTATCCCTACACATTCGGAGGGGTATCTTCCTGGACACATAACTACATAAAGGCAATGCCGCGTCACGAGTTTATCTTGTGGGTAATAGGAGCCAAGGCCTCTGATAAAGGGAAATTCAAATATGAGCTTCCGGAGAATGTCAAAGAGGTCCATGAAGTTTTCCTTGATGATGCTCTTTTGATCAAGCCCAATAAAAAAGATAAATTCAAGTTATCAGATGTAGAAAAAGAGACACTTAAGGCTTTTATAGATTGTAATAAGCCCGACTGGAATGTTCTTTTTGAAATGTTCCAGGTCAAAAGATATAACCCTGCAAGTTTCCTTATGAGCGATGACTTCCTGGATACGCTGACGGAGCTGTGTAAAGAAAAGTATCCCTATATTGCCTTTGCAGATATTTTTTACACCATTAGATCAATGTTGATCCCTGTTCTGCATATCCTCCAGAGCGAGGTACCAAAGGCAAATATTTACCACACAGTCTGTACCGGATACGGCGGACTTCTGGCAGCACTTGCAAACTATGTGACCGGAAAAAAAGTAATCCTTACTGAGCATGGTATTTATTCAAGAGAAAGAGAAGAAGAGATAATCAGAGCCAGGTGGGTTGTTCCTGAGTTTAAAAGGCACTGGATAAGGTTCTTTTACATGCTGTCGGATGCAATCTATGGAAGAGCGGAAAACATAACCTGTCTCTTTCAAAATGCCAGTAAGATCCAGATAGAACTGGGAGCACCTCCTGAGAGATGCAAAGTTATTCCAAACGGAATACACTATGACAAATTCTGCGATATTCCTCTTAAAGAGGAGGACGGAATTGTTGATATTGCTGCTGTCATAAGGCTTGCGCCAATCAAGGATGTAAAGACACTCATATATTCTTTTAATGAGTTAAAGAGCATGAGGAAAAATGTCAGACTGCATATTCTTGGAGGTACTGATGACGAGGAATATGCCAAGGAATGCTATGACCTTGTAAAGACACTTGGGCTAAGCGACGTTTTGTTTGTTGGTCAGGTCAATGTAATTGAGTATATGACCAAGATTGACTTTACCATACTTACTAGTATTTCTGAGGGACAACCGCTGTCGGTACTTGAGTCCTTTGCGGCAAGAAGGCCTGCGGTGACAACTGATGTTGGCTGTTGCAGAGCACTGATAGAAGGAGAAGAGGGAGATTTGTTTGGACAGGCAGGCTACTGTGTTCCTCCAATGCATAGGGAAGCACTTGCACTTGCCATGGACAAAATGTGTAATAGCCGGCAGCAGAGAGAAGAAATGGGCATTGCCGGTCAAAAGAGAGTAGAAAAATACTTTAAGCACGGCGATATGATAAAAAAATATGCATCACTTTACAGGTACTAG
- a CDS encoding DUF2194 domain-containing protein, whose translation MKKTKRFRELILVALGFMLIFVMLLIERIGILYEGTAPEIAILPDDNITNNKKAGNSTKCLVLWEEENATSAKALGIYDQILTDMRVSHDNVNVSENEQDLNKLISRYDNVVIAMSNLESFGRDITKLTGWVGDGGRLLFGIPPFRSTNFDFISDKLGIISASYDYARVDDFVSDKGYMLGAQRTYKIIDGYESSLSAVLDDETTVYAHTDEKNVPLVWARDYQKGKFVVCNFGYTEKAYRGIFASAYTLLDDVFIYPVINASTFYIDDFPSPVPAGNGEYVKRDYNMGIADFYSRVWWPDMLNLGREHNIKYTGLIIETYQDTTEGELKPNESTSNYYYYGNMLLNQGGELGFHGYNHQPLCLPDFIYNQELGYNTWADYETMHSSVKELIRFSTSIFPNQNMSVYVPPSDVLSDAGRSMLGVDFPQIKCIASIYLEGPDEYVQEFEVADDGIVETPRIVSGGILDDYMRITAFAELNLHFVSSHFMHPDDLLDEDRGADLGWAVLKENLDDYMGWIDESAVNIRHLTGAGMAGAVQRYVNLTPNYKIEEGNISLTSKGIIDTAYYLIRANDGELENAYGGEFIKLNDSLYLLKAQSAKVTIIRSK comes from the coding sequence ATGAAAAAGACAAAGAGATTTCGTGAGCTTATCCTGGTTGCCCTTGGGTTTATGCTGATTTTTGTTATGCTCCTGATAGAGAGAATAGGAATTCTCTATGAGGGAACAGCTCCGGAGATAGCGATTCTTCCTGATGACAATATTACAAACAATAAAAAGGCAGGTAACAGCACAAAGTGCCTTGTTTTGTGGGAAGAGGAAAATGCCACAAGCGCAAAAGCTCTTGGAATATATGATCAGATCCTTACGGATATGAGGGTTTCCCATGACAATGTAAATGTAAGCGAAAACGAGCAGGACCTAAACAAACTCATATCAAGATACGACAATGTAGTCATAGCAATGAGTAATCTTGAGAGCTTTGGCAGAGATATCACCAAGCTCACCGGCTGGGTAGGAGATGGAGGAAGACTGCTTTTTGGAATTCCCCCATTCAGGTCCACTAATTTTGATTTCATATCGGATAAACTCGGAATCATCAGTGCTTCCTATGACTATGCAAGAGTAGATGACTTTGTATCTGACAAGGGATACATGCTGGGAGCGCAGAGAACCTACAAGATAATAGACGGTTACGAGTCATCTCTTTCGGCTGTTCTTGATGATGAAACTACCGTTTATGCTCACACGGATGAGAAAAACGTACCGCTTGTCTGGGCAAGAGACTATCAGAAGGGAAAGTTTGTAGTCTGCAACTTCGGTTATACAGAAAAAGCTTACAGAGGTATTTTTGCAAGCGCCTATACGCTTTTGGATGATGTATTCATATACCCTGTCATAAACGCATCCACATTTTATATCGACGACTTCCCATCGCCGGTACCTGCAGGAAACGGCGAATATGTTAAAAGAGATTACAACATGGGAATAGCTGATTTCTATTCAAGGGTATGGTGGCCTGATATGTTGAACCTTGGAAGAGAGCACAACATAAAGTATACAGGACTTATCATAGAGACCTATCAGGACACAACAGAGGGAGAGCTTAAGCCAAATGAGAGCACCTCAAACTATTATTACTACGGAAATATGCTCCTTAATCAGGGAGGCGAGCTTGGATTTCATGGATATAATCACCAGCCTCTTTGTCTTCCGGATTTTATCTATAATCAGGAGCTTGGTTATAATACCTGGGCTGACTATGAGACAATGCATTCCTCGGTAAAAGAGCTGATCAGGTTTTCTACAAGTATTTTTCCTAATCAGAATATGTCAGTCTATGTACCACCTTCAGATGTCCTATCTGATGCCGGCAGAAGCATGCTGGGAGTGGACTTTCCGCAGATCAAATGCATTGCCAGTATCTACCTTGAAGGACCTGATGAATATGTTCAGGAATTTGAAGTTGCAGACGATGGAATAGTAGAGACTCCCAGAATAGTATCCGGAGGAATTCTCGATGATTATATGAGAATTACGGCCTTTGCAGAGCTTAATCTTCATTTTGTAAGTTCGCATTTCATGCATCCTGATGATCTTTTGGATGAAGACCGCGGAGCAGATCTGGGCTGGGCAGTACTCAAAGAAAACCTTGATGACTACATGGGCTGGATCGATGAATCAGCAGTTAATATAAGGCATCTGACCGGAGCCGGAATGGCAGGAGCTGTGCAAAGATATGTGAATCTGACTCCAAATTACAAGATAGAAGAAGGAAACATCTCTCTTACGAGTAAGGGAATCATCGACACTGCTTACTATCTGATAAGAGCAAATGACGGAGAACTTGAAAACGCCTATGGCGGAGAGTTTATTAAGCTCAACGACTCGCTGTATCTTTTAAAAGCTCAGTCGGCAAAAGTTACGATCATAAGGAGCAAGTAA
- a CDS encoding glycoside hydrolase family 3 N-terminal domain-containing protein gives MGRIDEQDFDEKRLARRQRRKKSQLIAIIILISTIVLIVGLGAFGIYSIKKVVNAKKAEQEEAAAAASSENQEVVIETPQESAPEPEEMTDGDVLEEIVNSCVSELTLEDKVAGLFMVSPEQFTGVATVVKAGTSTQDALSKYAVGGLYYSAKNIKSVDQITEMIKNTSDMSKYPIFTAVSEDGSENGAITASIGGIETGEINNSDTAYNAGTSIGAALFGYGFNFCFAPDLDISENGKYGTEMESVADIAVSMTSALHDSGVTACTYRFPVSGDTKSAAVANEISKEELTTTIYVAYQRAIGDGQVGAVMMSNVSFPTITGDNTPASLSKVMITDELRGMLGYDGLVVTAPLNEAAITENYTSAEAAVNAINAGADMIFLPENFEEAYQGVLDAVNSGAITEDRINESIKRIYRLKYANKIDEIK, from the coding sequence ATGGGAAGAATAGATGAACAGGATTTTGATGAGAAGAGACTGGCTCGCAGGCAGCGCAGGAAGAAGAGTCAGCTTATAGCTATTATAATTCTCATTTCTACGATTGTTCTTATAGTCGGGCTTGGAGCCTTTGGAATATATTCGATAAAAAAGGTAGTTAATGCCAAAAAAGCAGAACAGGAAGAAGCTGCCGCGGCTGCTTCGAGCGAGAATCAGGAAGTAGTCATTGAAACGCCACAGGAGTCTGCGCCTGAACCGGAAGAAATGACTGATGGGGATGTCCTGGAAGAAATAGTAAATAGTTGTGTGAGTGAGCTTACACTTGAAGATAAAGTTGCAGGTCTTTTCATGGTGTCACCTGAGCAGTTTACCGGGGTGGCTACTGTAGTTAAGGCAGGAACAAGTACTCAGGATGCCTTGTCTAAATATGCAGTTGGTGGTCTTTATTATTCAGCCAAGAATATCAAATCCGTAGATCAGATTACTGAAATGATCAAGAATACGTCTGATATGAGTAAATATCCTATCTTTACAGCTGTAAGCGAAGATGGAAGTGAGAACGGAGCAATAACAGCTTCTATCGGCGGAATAGAGACTGGTGAAATAAATAACTCAGATACTGCGTACAACGCCGGAACTTCCATAGGCGCAGCTTTGTTTGGATATGGTTTTAATTTCTGTTTTGCTCCGGATCTTGATATTTCCGAGAACGGCAAATATGGAACTGAAATGGAGTCAGTGGCTGATATCGCAGTTTCTATGACATCAGCACTTCATGACAGCGGAGTTACTGCTTGTACCTACAGATTCCCGGTTTCCGGTGACACTAAATCTGCTGCAGTAGCAAATGAGATTTCCAAGGAAGAGCTTACTACAACCATCTATGTAGCTTATCAGAGGGCAATTGGTGATGGACAGGTAGGAGCTGTTATGATGAGTAATGTATCATTTCCTACAATAACAGGAGATAATACTCCGGCTTCTTTATCCAAGGTTATGATCACTGATGAACTTAGGGGAATGCTGGGATATGATGGATTAGTGGTAACCGCTCCCTTAAATGAAGCTGCAATTACCGAGAACTACACATCTGCAGAAGCTGCGGTAAATGCAATTAACGCCGGAGCAGATATGATTTTCCTTCCTGAAAATTTTGAAGAGGCTTATCAGGGTGTTCTGGATGCTGTTAATAGCGGAGCTATTACAGAAGATAGAATAAACGAATCAATAAAAAGAATTTACAGACTAAAGTATGCAAACAAAATAGACGAAATAAAATAA
- the glyA gene encoding serine hydroxymethyltransferase yields MYSLEDLRAVDPEIASLIEKEVDRQNDHIELIASENWTSKAVMSAMGSPLTNKYAEGLPGKRYYGGCYVVDEVEKIAIERAKELFHCDYANVQPHSGAQANLAVQFALLKPGDTIMGMNLNQGGHLTHGSSANISGTYFNVIPYGVDENGVLDYEEMYRLAVEHKPKLIIAGASAYCRTIDFKKFREAADACGAVLMVDMAHIAGLVAAGVHPSPFPYADVVTTTTHKTLRGPRGGLILWNQEAQDKYKFNKAVFPGIQGGPLEHVVAAKAVCFKEALSPEFVTYGQNVVKNAKALCKGLMDRGIKIVSGGTDNHLMLVDLTNFGLTGKEVEAWLDDAHITANKNTIPNEQQSPFVTSGIRLGTPAVTTRGMNEEDMDQIAEAISIVIKNKGEKNDEARAIIAKLTAKYPLK; encoded by the coding sequence ATGTATTCATTGGAAGATTTAAGGGCAGTTGACCCGGAAATTGCATCTCTTATTGAGAAAGAGGTAGATCGTCAGAACGATCACATCGAGCTTATTGCATCTGAGAACTGGACCAGCAAGGCTGTTATGTCAGCTATGGGAAGTCCGCTTACCAACAAATATGCAGAAGGACTCCCAGGGAAAAGATATTATGGTGGCTGTTATGTAGTTGATGAAGTTGAGAAGATTGCTATCGAGCGAGCTAAAGAGCTCTTCCACTGCGACTATGCAAATGTTCAGCCACATTCAGGAGCACAGGCTAATCTGGCTGTTCAGTTTGCTCTTCTTAAGCCCGGCGACACTATTATGGGCATGAACCTTAATCAGGGTGGACACTTGACTCATGGAAGTTCAGCTAATATTTCAGGTACATATTTTAATGTTATTCCTTATGGTGTTGACGAGAACGGTGTTCTTGATTATGAGGAAATGTACAGACTTGCAGTAGAGCACAAGCCTAAGCTCATCATTGCAGGTGCTTCAGCTTACTGCAGAACAATTGATTTTAAGAAATTCAGAGAGGCTGCCGATGCATGCGGAGCAGTTCTCATGGTAGATATGGCGCATATTGCAGGACTTGTGGCTGCAGGAGTTCATCCTAGCCCATTCCCATATGCAGATGTAGTTACAACTACAACCCACAAGACACTTCGTGGACCAAGAGGAGGACTTATTCTCTGGAATCAGGAAGCTCAGGATAAGTACAAGTTCAATAAGGCTGTATTCCCTGGAATTCAGGGCGGCCCACTTGAGCATGTAGTTGCAGCCAAGGCTGTATGCTTCAAGGAAGCTCTTTCACCGGAGTTTGTTACATACGGTCAGAACGTTGTCAAGAATGCCAAGGCTCTTTGCAAGGGGCTTATGGACAGAGGTATCAAGATCGTATCAGGTGGAACAGACAACCATCTTATGCTTGTTGATCTCACAAACTTTGGTCTTACAGGAAAAGAAGTAGAAGCATGGCTTGACGATGCACATATCACAGCCAACAAAAACACAATCCCTAATGAGCAGCAGTCTCCATTTGTTACCAGTGGTATCCGTCTTGGAACACCTGCAGTAACAACCCGTGGAATGAATGAAGAAGATATGGATCAGATTGCTGAGGCAATTTCTATTGTTATCAAGAATAAGGGTGAGAAGAATGACGAGGCAAGAGCAATCATTGCAAAGCTCACTGCCAAGTATCCACTTAAGTGA
- a CDS encoding diacylglycerol/lipid kinase family protein, which yields MYYCIVNPSARSGKGKEIWEKLEKKFDEKGLKYQAVFTKGPGHATRLAKNLTAKVSKTPIKLVVLGGDGTLNEVINGIQDFENTLVGYIPIGSSNDFARDLSYPDKIDDLVDKIIKGQLVRTLDLGKLTYNSMSRETSRLHDDKIAVTRIFDVSSGIGFDAAVCEQALSSGTKNFLNRIGLGKLTYGSIAIKQLFGAQKVPCDIILDNGETIHLKRFIFIAAMVHHYEGGGFNFAPNADLSDGKFDLVYAGDMPVIRMLYALPFSFFGNFYWIKGIGHHVVQKVTIKTDKPMWVHTDGEVSVKSDHITWECLQNKLQMMN from the coding sequence ATGTACTATTGCATTGTTAACCCCTCTGCCCGCTCAGGCAAAGGAAAAGAAATATGGGAAAAACTCGAAAAGAAATTCGATGAGAAGGGATTAAAATATCAGGCCGTATTTACAAAAGGCCCCGGACATGCAACCAGGCTTGCCAAAAATCTTACCGCTAAAGTATCCAAGACTCCTATTAAACTGGTTGTTCTTGGAGGCGATGGAACACTAAACGAAGTAATCAATGGAATTCAGGATTTTGAGAATACACTCGTAGGCTATATACCGATAGGATCAAGTAATGATTTTGCAAGAGACCTCTCCTATCCCGACAAAATAGATGATCTGGTAGATAAGATAATTAAAGGCCAATTAGTTCGCACCCTCGATCTTGGCAAATTAACCTACAATTCAATGTCTAGAGAGACCTCAAGACTTCACGATGACAAGATTGCAGTTACCAGAATATTTGATGTTAGTTCCGGAATTGGCTTTGACGCTGCTGTTTGTGAGCAGGCTCTTTCCTCCGGGACCAAGAATTTCCTCAACAGGATTGGTCTTGGCAAACTTACCTATGGCTCTATCGCCATCAAACAGCTCTTTGGTGCCCAGAAAGTCCCCTGCGATATAATTCTCGATAACGGCGAGACCATTCATTTGAAACGCTTTATATTCATAGCTGCTATGGTTCACCACTACGAGGGCGGAGGATTTAACTTTGCTCCTAATGCTGATTTATCTGATGGCAAATTTGACCTTGTTTATGCCGGTGATATGCCTGTTATCAGAATGCTATACGCTCTTCCCTTTTCTTTCTTTGGGAATTTCTATTGGATAAAGGGAATTGGTCACCATGTTGTTCAAAAGGTTACTATCAAAACCGATAAGCCAATGTGGGTTCATACCGATGGTGAGGTTTCAGTCAAGTCAGACCACATCACCTGGGAATGCCTTCAGAACAAGCTCCAAATGATGAATTAA
- a CDS encoding phosphatase PAP2 family protein — translation MKKFYEDWTGRKLCKETRNDLLKLAVPILIYAPIYLSWFIYIEKHKFSHYAVIHTVVDDYIPFVEAFIIPYFMWFAYVSLTLLFFMFSFDVEDYYKNFFFLATGMTIFLVISTLFPNMHNLRPAVMPRDNIFTHLVQFIYSSDTSTNLWPSIHVYNSIGTMIAVHHSKRFNKAGVVIMDVIGWLIILSTLFVKQHSFYDVTTAFIMAIIFYIVFYHTSLLENFCIRQEEKVAVRYN, via the coding sequence ATGAAAAAGTTTTATGAAGATTGGACAGGCCGCAAGCTCTGCAAGGAGACCAGAAACGACCTTTTAAAGCTTGCTGTTCCAATTCTTATTTATGCACCTATTTATCTTTCATGGTTTATTTACATTGAGAAACACAAGTTTTCTCACTATGCTGTGATACATACTGTGGTAGATGATTATATTCCTTTTGTAGAGGCATTCATCATCCCATATTTTATGTGGTTTGCCTATGTATCACTGACATTGTTGTTCTTTATGTTTTCATTTGATGTGGAAGACTATTACAAGAATTTCTTTTTCCTTGCAACAGGGATGACGATTTTCCTTGTGATATCGACTCTGTTTCCTAATATGCATAACTTAAGACCTGCTGTTATGCCAAGGGACAACATTTTTACTCATCTTGTTCAGTTTATATATAGCTCGGATACATCAACTAACTTATGGCCAAGTATCCATGTATATAACTCAATAGGAACAATGATCGCAGTTCATCACAGTAAGCGTTTTAACAAAGCAGGTGTAGTCATCATGGATGTTATAGGATGGCTCATTATTCTTTCAACACTTTTTGTTAAACAGCATTCTTTCTACGATGTTACTACTGCATTTATAATGGCTATCATTTTCTATATTGTTTTTTATCATACATCTCTTTTGGAGAATTTCTGTATCAGACAGGAAGAGAAAGTGGCAGTCAGATACAACTGA
- a CDS encoding glycosyltransferase family 2 protein, giving the protein MKLLSIAVPCYNSESYMEKCIDSLLVGGEDVEILIVDDGSKDRTAEIADAYAAKYPTICKAVHKPNGGHGSAVNAGIENATGLFFKVVDSDDWVKEIAYRKILSTLAELAGGEKQLDLLISNFVYNKVGEKRHKVMRYNRMFPIEQLFTWKDIKRTPKGHYLLMHSVIFRTKLLKQCGLKLPEHTFYVDNIYVFNPLPFVKTMYYLDVNFYYYYIGREDQSVNQKIMLSRIDQQIRVNKLMVDYYVENYGMIRSQRERHKYMFNYLEIITAISSVLLITEDTPENLAKRKELLDYIKEKNYLLYLKIRYSIEGTYIYLPGKGGRKITLAGYKLLQKIFHFN; this is encoded by the coding sequence ATGAAATTACTTTCAATAGCTGTGCCATGCTACAATTCTGAGAGCTATATGGAGAAATGTATTGATTCTCTGCTCGTAGGAGGAGAGGATGTAGAAATACTTATCGTAGATGATGGCTCCAAAGATAGAACAGCTGAGATTGCAGATGCTTACGCTGCCAAGTATCCTACTATTTGTAAGGCAGTACATAAGCCTAACGGTGGACATGGAAGTGCAGTTAACGCCGGTATTGAGAATGCTACAGGACTATTCTTCAAGGTTGTTGATTCAGATGACTGGGTTAAGGAGATAGCTTACAGAAAGATCCTTTCTACACTTGCTGAACTTGCAGGCGGAGAGAAGCAGCTTGATCTGCTTATCAGTAACTTTGTATATAACAAGGTTGGAGAGAAGAGACATAAGGTTATGCGCTACAATAGGATGTTCCCTATTGAACAGCTCTTTACCTGGAAGGATATTAAGAGAACACCTAAGGGACATTACCTTTTGATGCACTCAGTAATTTTCAGAACCAAGCTTCTCAAACAGTGTGGACTTAAATTACCTGAGCATACATTTTATGTTGATAATATTTATGTATTCAATCCACTTCCGTTTGTTAAGACCATGTATTATCTGGATGTTAACTTCTATTACTACTATATTGGAAGAGAAGATCAGTCAGTTAACCAGAAGATCATGTTATCAAGAATTGATCAGCAGATCAGGGTCAACAAGCTGATGGTTGATTATTATGTTGAGAATTATGGTATGATCCGTTCTCAGAGAGAGCGTCATAAATATATGTTCAATTATCTAGAGATCATTACAGCTATATCTTCAGTGCTTTTGATCACTGAGGATACACCTGAGAATCTTGCCAAGAGAAAAGAACTACTTGATTATATTAAAGAAAAGAATTATCTTTTATATTTGAAGATCAGATATAGTATCGAAGGTACATATATTTACCTTCCCGGTAAGGGCGGCAGAAAGATCACACTTGCCGGATACAAGCTTTTACAGAAAATCTTCCACTTCAACTAA
- a CDS encoding DUF1653 domain-containing protein yields MIRGGYVLDRPRPQELYRHFKGNLYQVLTIAIHSETREEMVVYQALYGDYKVYVRPLEMFMSEVDRNKYPDVAQKYRFEKVSPSSPSGLSDTITTNAEPVTDKISIDKPVTDKSSSDKSSGITQSLDRTRDDFRKEPYKASKVMEKSVDEEAQELNLDPLVIEFMDADLAADKNDILSKLRPTITNDMIDIMAMSLGVVVNEGDVYDRFNDLRTCLSTMEKFESTRLR; encoded by the coding sequence ATGATCAGGGGAGGTTACGTTTTGGATAGACCAAGACCGCAGGAATTATATAGGCATTTTAAGGGGAATTTATACCAGGTTCTGACTATTGCTATTCATTCAGAAACAAGAGAAGAAATGGTTGTGTATCAGGCTCTTTATGGGGATTATAAGGTATATGTGAGACCACTTGAAATGTTCATGTCAGAAGTAGACAGAAACAAGTATCCTGATGTGGCTCAGAAATATAGGTTTGAAAAAGTGTCACCTTCTTCGCCTTCAGGTTTATCTGATACAATTACAACTAATGCTGAGCCTGTGACAGATAAGATAAGCATAGACAAGCCTGTAACAGATAAATCATCATCAGACAAGTCTTCAGGAATTACACAGAGTTTGGACAGAACAAGAGATGATTTCCGCAAGGAGCCTTACAAGGCATCCAAGGTTATGGAGAAAAGCGTTGATGAGGAAGCACAGGAGCTCAATCTTGATCCACTTGTAATTGAGTTTATGGACGCTGATCTTGCAGCAGACAAGAACGACATTTTATCCAAATTAAGACCTACAATAACTAATGATATGATTGATATTATGGCTATGTCGCTTGGAGTTGTTGTTAATGAAGGCGACGTGTATGACAGATTTAATGATCTGAGAACTTGCCTTAGTACTATGGAGAAATTCGAGAGTACTAGGTTAAGATAA